A stretch of DNA from Rhodospirillaceae bacterium:
CGTCAACAAGATCAAGTACGAGCCGGTTCCGATCGAGACCAACGAGGAAGCCCGCAAGGCCTATGTCGCCGAGCGGTGCGACGTCTACACGACGGACGCCTCGGGCCTGGCCGCGACCAAGACCACGTTCGCGAAGCCGAGCGACCACATGGTGTTCCCCGAGATCATCTCGAAGGAGCCGCTGGGGCCGCTGGTGCGCCAGGGCGACGACCAGTGGGCCGACATCGCGCGCTGGACGCTCAACGCGCTGATCAACGCCGAGGAATACGGCGTCACCTCGGCCAACGTCGACAAGCTGGCCGCCAAAGCCACCGACAATCCCGAGGTCAACCGGATGCTCGGGACCGAGGGCTCGCTCGGCGCCATGCTCGGTCTGCGCAAGACCTGGGCGGTCGACGTGATCAAGGCGGAAGGCAACTACGCCGAGATCTTCGAGCGCTACCTCGGCACCAAGACGCCGCTCGGGCTCGCACGGGGCCTGAACGCGCTCTATACGAACGGCGGAATCCTCTACGCACCGCCGATGCGCTGATTCGCTGAAATCAGCCGGGGTGTCCGGGCCGGCCGCGCGGCCCGGACACCCCGTTTTCTTCCGTCCCCCGATCCCGCGGCGCAAAGGCACCGGCAGCTGACATGGCCCAGAACGCATCCGCCCGGCTGACCGGCCGTCCCGGATGGCAGCGCCTTTGGTCCGACGAGCGTACGCGCGGCCTGATCTACCAGTTGCTGGTCGTCCTCGGCCTGGCGCTGGTCATCGCCTTCATCGTTTCCAACACGATCGCCAACCTGCAGCGCGCCGGGCTCGCCTCGGGGTTCGGCTTCCTGTTCGACCAGGCCTTCTTCGACATCAATCAGCGCCTGATCGAATACAGCTCGACCTCGACCTTTGGCCGCGCGCTGATCGTCGGCATGCTCAACACCGTGCTGGTCTCGGCGATGGGAATCGTCGCGGCGACGGGGATCGGCTTCATCGCCGGGATCCTGCGCCTGTCGCCCAATTTCCTGCTGAGCCGGATGGTCGGCGCCTATGTCGAGATTACCCGCAACGTGCCGCTGCTGCTGCAGATCATCTTCTGGTGGGTCCTGCTCAGCGGCCTGCCCAAGGTGCGGGAGAGCCTGTCGATCGGCGATTCCGTCTTTCTCAGCAACCGCGGCGTGCGCCTGCCGGCGCCGCTGTTCGAACCCGGCTTCGAATGGGTCGCCGGGGCCGCCCTGGCCGGGGTCGCCGCGGCGGTTTTCGTCGCGCGCTGGGCGCGGCGGCGCCAGGAAATGTCGGGTCAGCGCTTTCCCGTCGGCTGGGCCGGGCTGGTGCTGATCGCCGGCCTGCCGATCCTGGTCTACCTGTCCGCCGGCTCGCCGCTCGCCTGGGACGTGCCCAAGCCGACCCGGTTCAATTTCCGCGGCGGCTTCAACGTGACGCCGGAACTGGTCGCGCTGTGGATCGCCCTGTCGACCTACACCGGCGCCTTCATCTCGGAAATCGTGCGCGCCGGAATCCTGTCGGTCAGCAAGGGCCAGACGGAAGCGGCGGGCGCGCTGGGGCTGCGGCCCGGCCAGACCATGCGGCTGGTCGTGATCCCGCAGGCGCTCAGGGTCATCATCCCGCCGCTGACCAGCCAGTATCTCAATCTCACCAAGAATTCCTCGCTGGCGATCGCGATCGGCTACCAGGACCTGGTGTCGATCGGCGGCACGATCCTCAACCAGTCGGGGCAGGCGCTCGAGGTCGTGGGCATCTGGATGGTGGTCTATCTCGGCCTGAGCCTGCTCACCTCGATGTTCATGAACTGGTACAACAAAAAGATTGCGCTGGTTGAGCGATGACGGTGCAGCCCTTCCATCGCAGCCAGGCCGACATGCTGCCCGAGCGCGCGGCGCCGGTGACGACCGTCGGCGTCATCGGATGGCTGCGCACCAACCTGTTCTCGAGCTGGATCAACGCCGCGTTCACGCTGATCGCGCTCTATCTGCTGTGGCTGATCGTTCCGGCCCTGATCGACTGGGCGTTCGTCAACGCCGATATCGCCGGCGACAACCGTTTCGCCTGCAAGAGCAGCGGCGCGTGCTGGGCCTGGGTCGACCAGCGCATCGACCAGTTTCTCTACGGTTTCTACACCGCCGAACAGACCTGGCGGGTCGATGTCGCCGTTCTCCTGCTGATCCCCGCGCTGGCGCCATTGCTGTTCGAGGGCGTGCCCTTCGCGCGCCAGCTGCGCTGGTTCTCGCTCGCCTATCCGGTGGTCGCGACCTTCCTGCTGGTCGGCGGCATCGGGCTCGAAGGCGTGCCGACCGACCAGTTCGGCGGCTTCATGCTGAACCTGACGGTCGGGCTGGCGGGCATCGTGCTGTCGCTGCCGATCGGCATCCTGCTGGCGCTCGGCCGCCGCTCGCGCCTGCCGATCATCCGCATGCTGTGCATCGGCTTCATCGAGATCGTGCGCGGCGTGCCGCTGATCACGCTGCTCTTCGTCTCGAACATCATCCTGCCGATCTTCCTGCCGCCCGACGTGACGGTCGATTCGCTGATCCGGGTCATCGTGATGGTGACCGCCTTCGCCTCTGCCTACATGGCCGAGGTGATCCGCGGCGGGCTGCAAGCCATTCCGCGCGGCCAGTACGAAGCGGCCCAGGCGCTCGGGCTGCGTTACTGGCAGTCCATGGGGCTGATCGTCCTGCCCCAGGCGCTCAAAATCTCGATTCCTGGCATCGTCAACACCTTCATCGGCCTGTTCAAGGACACCACGCTGGTCATCATCATCGGCCTGTTCGATATCCTCGGCATCGGCAACGCGATGGTGGCGCACCCCGACTGGCAGGGCCTGTCGACCGAGACCTACGTCTTCATCGCCCTGTTCTTCTTCGTCGCCTGTTTCTCCATGTCGCGCTATTCGATCCATCTGGAAAAGCGCCTCGACACCGAACGGAGGTACTGACGCATGGCCGACGCGACCCCCGACGCGACCCCCGACGCAGCACCCGCCGCGGCCGGCGATCCGACGCAGGAATACAAGCGGATCATCACGATCGAAGGGCTCAACAAGTGGTTCGGCTCGTTCCATGTGCTGCGCGATATCGACCTGATCGTCGAGCGCCAGGAAAAGATCGTCATCTGCGGGCCGTCGGGTTCCGGCAAGTCGACCCTGATCCGCTGCATCAACCGGCTGGAGGACCATCAGGAGGGCCGGATCGTCATCGACGGCACGGAGCTGACCCACGACCTCAAGAATATCGACACCATCCGGCGCGAGGTCGGCATGGTGTTCCAGCAGTTCAACCTGTTCCCGC
This window harbors:
- a CDS encoding amino acid ABC transporter permease, whose amino-acid sequence is MAQNASARLTGRPGWQRLWSDERTRGLIYQLLVVLGLALVIAFIVSNTIANLQRAGLASGFGFLFDQAFFDINQRLIEYSSTSTFGRALIVGMLNTVLVSAMGIVAATGIGFIAGILRLSPNFLLSRMVGAYVEITRNVPLLLQIIFWWVLLSGLPKVRESLSIGDSVFLSNRGVRLPAPLFEPGFEWVAGAALAGVAAAVFVARWARRRQEMSGQRFPVGWAGLVLIAGLPILVYLSAGSPLAWDVPKPTRFNFRGGFNVTPELVALWIALSTYTGAFISEIVRAGILSVSKGQTEAAGALGLRPGQTMRLVVIPQALRVIIPPLTSQYLNLTKNSSLAIAIGYQDLVSIGGTILNQSGQALEVVGIWMVVYLGLSLLTSMFMNWYNKKIALVER
- a CDS encoding amino acid ABC transporter substrate-binding protein — protein: MKTILKTAVSAAAACLIAGAAQAATLDDIKKAGVLKCGINTGLPGFAYTDDKGKWTGFDVAYCRALSAAVFGDPDKVKYVNLTGKNRFPALAAGEIDVLSRNTTWTFSRDVDLGFTFLGVSYYDGQGFIGRKALGVKSAKELDGASVCIQTGTTTELNLADFFRVNKIKYEPVPIETNEEARKAYVAERCDVYTTDASGLAATKTTFAKPSDHMVFPEIISKEPLGPLVRQGDDQWADIARWTLNALINAEEYGVTSANVDKLAAKATDNPEVNRMLGTEGSLGAMLGLRKTWAVDVIKAEGNYAEIFERYLGTKTPLGLARGLNALYTNGGILYAPPMR
- a CDS encoding amino acid ABC transporter permease, translated to MTVQPFHRSQADMLPERAAPVTTVGVIGWLRTNLFSSWINAAFTLIALYLLWLIVPALIDWAFVNADIAGDNRFACKSSGACWAWVDQRIDQFLYGFYTAEQTWRVDVAVLLLIPALAPLLFEGVPFARQLRWFSLAYPVVATFLLVGGIGLEGVPTDQFGGFMLNLTVGLAGIVLSLPIGILLALGRRSRLPIIRMLCIGFIEIVRGVPLITLLFVSNIILPIFLPPDVTVDSLIRVIVMVTAFASAYMAEVIRGGLQAIPRGQYEAAQALGLRYWQSMGLIVLPQALKISIPGIVNTFIGLFKDTTLVIIIGLFDILGIGNAMVAHPDWQGLSTETYVFIALFFFVACFSMSRYSIHLEKRLDTERRY